In Patescibacteria group bacterium, a single window of DNA contains:
- a CDS encoding methyltransferase domain-containing protein — MSKRQDRATITRIKKISRLIPGGKILDIGCRENLLQDFLPAGTEYFGLEVSSTNSSQNGEKNKFLPQGICDDKSREVFGDLKFDAVVLAETLEHLLEPFQALDNIKFLLRDGGQLIGSVPNAVAWRYFFFLELLGDGMNDFVAPKWDGHEHFFAFNKYILRTLLMRAGFKKITIKEWGSWIPGTGIFLPFNFRGSHLIFTAEKQS, encoded by the coding sequence ATGTCAAAAAGGCAAGATCGCGCTACTATTACCAGAATAAAAAAAATATCCCGGTTGATACCAGGCGGGAAAATTTTAGATATTGGTTGCCGGGAAAATTTATTACAAGATTTTTTACCAGCAGGAACGGAATACTTCGGTTTAGAAGTGAGTAGTACCAACAGCAGCCAAAACGGGGAAAAAAATAAATTTTTGCCGCAAGGAATTTGTGATGACAAGTCGAGAGAGGTTTTTGGCGATTTGAAATTTGACGCAGTAGTTTTGGCGGAAACCCTGGAACACTTATTAGAGCCTTTTCAAGCTCTGGATAATATAAAATTTTTATTGCGCGACGGCGGTCAGCTTATTGGTAGTGTGCCGAACGCCGTTGCCTGGCGTTATTTCTTTTTTTTGGAATTATTAGGTGACGGAATGAACGATTTTGTTGCGCCGAAATGGGATGGTCATGAGCACTTTTTTGCTTTTAATAAATATATTTTAAGAACGCTTTTAATGCGAGCAGGGTTTAAAAAAATAACGATCAAAGAGTGGGGAAGCTGGATTCCTGGTACAGGAATTTTTTTACCTTTCAATTTTCGCGGTTCGCATTTGATTTTCACGGCGGAAAAACAATCTTGA
- a CDS encoding radical SAM protein — translation MAQVVLIQASMGFYGDEGIVADQTSNPPMGLLYIAAYLEKYGVSVRLIDPFPEQLNLADILKEIELEKPLVIGISAMTPGIPTAYKMAQAIRGRFGPRPFIGVGGIHTSVDPGFIDRYPIFDFEVVGEGEVTFYEVLQTVLAGKIPQKKYFGKIIENLDDLPFPARHLLRGRYFCPHDETEADDPEVTIIASRGCPFHCIFCSKPGFRDRYRYRSAKNIVDEMERDYKLCNGKFNFVDDTIGANQQRAIEFCEEIMSRKLKVQFAVQMRATDASDVFFKKLAASGCREIFFGVESGSNRVRNEIIEKRVPEEKLFEAVKLCRRYGMQSNFYLMLGFPTETKKDLEDTVNIGVRTKVDFIGLHVTQIIPGSRLYDLAIKEGKMSNDLLDQYIRGELGNNFFEVFPKYIPDGLTIKDLEAARTLAYRKFFINPGWWYRRIRSYFKHPDRLVKDWKQFRLGIYVLIHGHTKSAAS, via the coding sequence ATGGCACAAGTGGTTTTAATTCAGGCTTCTATGGGATTTTATGGCGATGAAGGAATAGTCGCCGACCAGACTTCTAATCCGCCGATGGGTCTTTTATATATTGCTGCTTATTTAGAAAAATACGGAGTTTCGGTCAGACTAATTGATCCTTTTCCGGAACAGCTCAATTTAGCTGATATCCTCAAAGAGATTGAATTAGAAAAACCCTTGGTTATCGGTATTTCTGCTATGACTCCGGGTATTCCTACTGCTTACAAAATGGCGCAAGCCATTCGCGGGCGGTTTGGTCCGCGACCTTTTATAGGCGTCGGAGGTATTCATACGAGCGTTGATCCGGGTTTTATTGATCGTTATCCAATTTTTGATTTTGAAGTCGTTGGGGAAGGGGAGGTAACTTTTTACGAAGTCCTTCAAACTGTTTTGGCTGGTAAAATACCGCAGAAAAAATATTTTGGTAAAATTATAGAAAATCTTGATGATTTGCCTTTTCCCGCCAGACATCTTTTGCGAGGTAGATATTTTTGTCCGCACGATGAAACAGAGGCAGATGATCCGGAAGTAACTATTATTGCTTCACGAGGCTGTCCTTTTCACTGCATTTTTTGTTCCAAGCCGGGATTTAGGGATCGTTATCGCTATCGTTCGGCAAAAAATATTGTAGACGAAATGGAAAGAGATTATAAACTATGCAACGGCAAGTTTAATTTTGTTGACGATACCATCGGAGCCAATCAGCAGAGAGCGATAGAGTTTTGCGAAGAAATAATGTCACGAAAACTAAAGGTTCAGTTTGCCGTCCAGATGAGAGCAACTGACGCCAGCGATGTTTTTTTTAAAAAATTAGCGGCATCAGGTTGTCGCGAAATATTTTTTGGTGTTGAATCCGGCAGTAATCGAGTGAGAAATGAAATAATCGAAAAAAGAGTCCCAGAGGAAAAATTATTTGAGGCGGTTAAACTTTGCCGTCGTTATGGCATGCAGTCAAATTTTTACCTGATGCTCGGATTTCCTACGGAAACAAAAAAAGATTTAGAAGATACGGTCAATATCGGCGTCAGGACCAAAGTTGATTTTATCGGTTTGCATGTTACTCAGATCATTCCCGGGTCCCGTTTGTATGATTTAGCCATCAAAGAAGGTAAGATGTCTAACGATCTGTTGGATCAATATATTCGTGGCGAGTTAGGTAATAATTTTTTTGAAGTTTTTCCAAAATATATTCCCGATGGTTTGACGATTAAAGATTTAGAGGCTGCCAGAACACTTGCTTATCGTAAATTTTTTATCAATCCTGGTTGGTGGTATCGTCGCATCAGGTCTTATTTCAAACACCCCGATCGGTTGGTTAAAGATTGGAAACAATTCAGATTAGGAATTTATGTTTTAATTCACGGGCATACTAAATCGGCAGCATCTTAG
- a CDS encoding alpha-(1->3)-arabinofuranosyltransferase family protein produces the protein MKRLFQSKHFWPVLIVVLAGLAVFTWFKGDLIFSYGDVRFNFSPLETFKNYFYTWSREDTGSPVIQAMPFIFYQICLAIWAKIGLPLFLFQRLAYYFLFVSGGLGVYVLLTTVFRGERRYLIGLLAALFYMFNIYALVMVWGMGIQIIYFYPFLPWLLTLFIRGIEGGKVIIYLLLFSLLNFLVAIAYSNASYVVLVWLPIFAYFIFYLFVNRRDRQKVRVACIFTALLVVVWLLLNLYWLVPFVYDISSFSSAALKNAAYSHSLGETVRGASVTAHLSNAVRLFGYQPFDDNFSYAPGDYFHSYSPVYNGKIFFTILSYTIPLLALGSLLFLFKEEKKEKRRLVFFLLFSVAALFLYKGSQPPFGGLYVWAVNKFSLFGAFRHPMGKFGTFLVLGYAVLIGYTLSEIYLWLKKKINATNAKTVLVVICVLLFVIYQYPFWQGDVFHEKGLISRSALVGVPDYYREAAGWLATQPENFRIYPVPETGFFGTALRWDNGYDGADPAYPLLLRSVTHLMNENGIEIKIWDEISAETVNEQNAALLMGLLNTKYAMVRKDVAKEYFNMPKVTFDLAVKHLEKEEIAGLKFDRNIGQLDFYLLEDKYFYPRIYVPTFCALSSDWLQALKLVNTRLEKDKIAIFTSTDPEKTFGQIRKDSAFDFSATAVLDGKKESLENLTLKTAPDIKFERINPTKYRVEVSNAQGNFLLVLSDSFNNEWKAYLIPDTKRVNSFFGQIAETWSLQPIADDKHFWVNKYANAWYVERPEQKEDFTIILEFWPQRLVYWSLTASVVAWLVFIIVLIIVSRKKRKSIKDI, from the coding sequence ATGAAAAGACTTTTCCAGTCCAAACATTTTTGGCCGGTTTTGATTGTTGTTTTGGCCGGTTTGGCGGTTTTTACTTGGTTTAAGGGCGATTTGATTTTTAGTTATGGCGACGTGAGGTTCAATTTTTCTCCTCTGGAAACTTTTAAAAACTATTTTTATACTTGGAGCAGAGAAGATACCGGCTCGCCGGTAATACAGGCGATGCCGTTTATTTTTTACCAAATTTGTTTGGCTATTTGGGCAAAGATCGGTCTGCCATTATTTTTATTCCAACGGTTGGCTTATTATTTTTTGTTTGTTTCCGGCGGTTTGGGGGTCTATGTTTTGTTAACTACTGTTTTTCGCGGCGAACGACGTTATTTAATAGGGCTGTTAGCAGCTCTTTTTTATATGTTTAATATTTATGCTCTAGTTATGGTTTGGGGCATGGGTATCCAGATTATTTATTTTTATCCTTTTTTGCCATGGTTGCTAACCCTTTTTATTAGGGGGATAGAGGGTGGGAAGGTGATAATCTATTTGCTTCTTTTTTCTCTGCTCAATTTTTTAGTCGCTATTGCTTACAGTAACGCTTCTTATGTGGTTTTAGTCTGGTTGCCGATTTTTGCTTATTTTATTTTTTATTTGTTTGTTAATCGTCGTGACCGGCAAAAGGTCAGGGTCGCTTGTATTTTTACAGCTTTATTGGTGGTCGTTTGGTTATTGCTAAACCTTTATTGGTTAGTACCTTTTGTCTATGATATTTCTTCTTTTTCTTCAGCCGCTTTGAAAAATGCAGCTTATTCTCACAGTTTGGGCGAGACGGTTCGGGGTGCGAGCGTGACGGCACATTTGTCTAATGCCGTCAGACTTTTTGGCTATCAGCCTTTTGATGATAATTTTTCTTATGCGCCAGGAGATTATTTTCATTCGTATTCGCCGGTCTATAACGGCAAAATATTTTTTACTATACTTAGCTATACTATTCCGCTGCTAGCTTTGGGAAGTTTATTATTTTTATTTAAAGAAGAGAAAAAAGAAAAAAGGCGTTTAGTGTTTTTTTTGTTGTTTTCAGTTGCCGCTTTATTTTTGTATAAGGGATCGCAACCTCCGTTTGGAGGCTTATATGTTTGGGCAGTAAACAAGTTTTCTTTGTTTGGTGCTTTTCGTCATCCGATGGGGAAATTCGGCACGTTTCTTGTCTTGGGTTATGCTGTCTTGATCGGCTACACTCTCAGCGAAATTTATTTGTGGTTAAAGAAGAAAATAAATGCAACTAATGCCAAAACAGTTTTGGTTGTTATTTGTGTTTTATTGTTTGTTATTTATCAGTATCCATTTTGGCAAGGAGATGTTTTTCATGAAAAAGGACTAATTTCTCGGTCAGCTTTAGTGGGCGTTCCTGATTATTATCGAGAGGCGGCTGGCTGGCTGGCGACGCAGCCGGAAAATTTTAGAATTTATCCTGTGCCTGAGACGGGTTTTTTTGGTACCGCGTTGCGTTGGGATAACGGTTACGATGGAGCTGATCCCGCCTATCCTCTTTTATTACGATCGGTAACGCATTTGATGAATGAAAACGGAATCGAAATAAAAATTTGGGACGAAATTTCAGCCGAGACGGTTAACGAGCAAAACGCGGCATTATTGATGGGACTGCTAAATACTAAATATGCTATGGTGAGAAAAGACGTGGCGAAAGAATATTTTAATATGCCGAAAGTCACTTTTGATCTGGCCGTGAAGCATTTGGAAAAAGAAGAAATAGCCGGCTTAAAATTCGATCGGAATATTGGTCAGTTGGATTTTTATTTGTTGGAGGATAAATATTTTTATCCTCGTATCTACGTTCCGACATTTTGCGCTCTAAGCTCCGATTGGTTGCAAGCCTTGAAATTAGTCAACACTAGACTGGAAAAAGACAAGATAGCGATTTTTACTTCTACGGATCCGGAGAAAACCTTTGGTCAGATCCGTAAAGATTCAGCCTTTGATTTTAGTGCTACGGCGGTTTTGGACGGCAAAAAAGAATCATTGGAAAATCTGACGTTGAAAACGGCACCAGACATAAAATTTGAAAGAATAAACCCGACAAAATATCGAGTCGAAGTTAGTAATGCCCAAGGTAACTTTCTTTTGGTACTGTCAGATAGTTTTAATAATGAATGGAAAGCCTATTTAATACCTGATACAAAGCGGGTTAATAGTTTTTTTGGTCAGATTGCCGAAACGTGGAGTTTGCAGCCGATTGCCGATGATAAGCACTTTTGGGTTAATAAATACGCTAATGCTTGGTATGTGGAGCGACCGGAACAAAAAGAGGACTTTACCATTATTTTAGAATTTTGGCCGCAGCGCCTAGTTTATTGGAGCTTGACCGCAAGTGTCGTTGCCTGGTTGGTTTTTATTATAGTATTGATTATTGTTAGCCGAAAAAAAAGAAAGTCAATTAAAGATATTTAG
- a CDS encoding glycosyltransferase family 4 protein, which yields MSKKIYIIANTMIEPGMSGGNRIFIELAKNWVKTGHQVTVFTSPVGKQICQANDLMGARYVTWPAQNFRFLGIFGQYFVGVFWGLWNALKSWRGFENVIVWSTSDFWPDALSGLLFKIINPKCFWIASVFMFAPNPFKQTKFYVKAFLHFITQKPIYFLSKKIAQMIFVTNDGDRDFVVGDGVPAERVVSIRGGVNLDYIQSIRAEGKKYLGIFMGRVHRHKGILELLDVWRKVCDVMPQAKLAVVGEGPQEKEAKEKAEKLGLKNNVVFFGFVDGDYKYILMKESQMFLHSSVWDSGGMSAAEGMACGLPVVGYDLPAFKTYYPKGMLKAPLGDRDKYAELIISLANDVSLYQKISAKALDWANGWDWAVNASRIMQAIDGILK from the coding sequence ATGTCCAAGAAAATCTACATAATAGCCAATACCATGATAGAACCGGGCATGAGCGGCGGTAATAGAATTTTTATTGAATTAGCCAAAAATTGGGTAAAAACCGGTCATCAGGTTACGGTTTTTACCTCTCCTGTTGGTAAGCAGATTTGTCAGGCTAATGATTTGATGGGCGCTCGGTATGTCACTTGGCCGGCACAAAATTTTCGCTTTTTAGGGATTTTCGGTCAATACTTTGTCGGTGTTTTTTGGGGTTTATGGAATGCGCTAAAAAGTTGGCGCGGATTTGAAAATGTTATTGTTTGGTCAACGTCTGATTTTTGGCCGGATGCTTTATCGGGATTACTTTTTAAAATCATTAACCCCAAATGTTTCTGGATTGCTTCGGTATTTATGTTTGCTCCGAATCCTTTCAAACAGACTAAATTTTACGTCAAAGCTTTTTTACATTTTATTACCCAGAAACCAATTTATTTTCTCAGTAAAAAAATAGCGCAGATGATTTTTGTTACCAATGACGGTGACAGAGATTTTGTTGTAGGCGATGGAGTGCCGGCCGAGCGGGTAGTATCGATCCGCGGCGGCGTTAATCTTGATTATATTCAAAGTATCAGAGCCGAAGGAAAAAAATATCTTGGTATTTTTATGGGACGGGTGCATCGCCACAAAGGAATTTTAGAGCTGCTTGATGTCTGGAGAAAGGTTTGTGATGTTATGCCGCAGGCCAAGCTAGCAGTGGTAGGAGAAGGTCCACAGGAAAAAGAAGCCAAAGAAAAAGCGGAAAAATTGGGATTAAAAAATAATGTCGTATTTTTTGGTTTTGTGGATGGTGACTACAAATATATTTTGATGAAAGAAAGTCAGATGTTTTTACATTCCTCGGTCTGGGATAGCGGCGGCATGAGTGCGGCCGAAGGCATGGCTTGCGGTTTGCCGGTAGTTGGTTATGATTTGCCGGCTTTCAAAACATATTATCCTAAAGGTATGCTCAAAGCGCCGCTTGGAGATCGGGATAAATATGCCGAATTGATTATCAGTCTAGCAAACGATGTTAGTCTTTATCAAAAGATCAGCGCTAAAGCTCTAGACTGGGCAAATGGTTGGGACTGGGCGGTAAATGCTAGTCGTATTATGCAAGCGATTGATGGAATTTTAAAATAA